Part of the Henckelia pumila isolate YLH828 chromosome 2, ASM3356847v2, whole genome shotgun sequence genome is shown below.
GAAAGATCTAAATTTGAGAAATTTACCTTGTCATTTTATTTACGGGTGCTTTATAATTTCCACTTTCCAGGTTCAACAAAATTGTAGAAGTTGTGGGGTTTGCATGGGGAATTATTTCTGCCAAATATGCAAATTCTTTGATGATGACGTAAGATATTCCGTAAATTTCGTACCCAGTCTTATCGACGCTCATTCTTCCTTGTGCATAATATTGAATTCTTGCACATTACATTTTCATGGATTCAGGTTTCAAAGGAACAATTCCATTGTGATGAATGTGGAATATGCCGGTGAGACTATTTGCTTACACTTACCATTTACTTGGCTGATTCAAGCCAGAACAGTCGTGAAACTTTCCCAAATGATTCATGCAGAACTGGTGGCAAGGAGAACTTTTTTCACTGCCACAAATGTGGTATGCAGAGTTAACTCCTTCCAGTCTCAAACTAAATTTTGCTTGGATGTCCAAATTCTGTTTTCTAAGTCTCGTAATCTATTGCATGACTTAGGGTGTTGCTATTCAAATTTGATCAAAGGTGCCCATCATTGTGTGGAAAGAGCAATGCATCATAATTGTCCAGTTTGTTTTGAGGTAACAAGATTTCCTGGAGTCACCGTGCATGCTTGGGCAACCCAGGGATGAACATACAGTTGTCCCTcttgaaataaaataagaagtcctaaaatttcatttaatttttttcctaCACGCCTACTGCATCATAGTTAATGTTTTACTGAAGTTGGATTCTGAAAAGGTTTGGTTTTCTGTATTATGGTTGCAGTTTTTATTCGACTCAATGAAGAACATTACTGTTTTACTATGTGGACATACGATACATTTAGAATGTGTCAAGGAAATGGAGCTTCACCATAGGTGAGGATTCTCATATTTGTATCAGTCATAGTCCAAAACCATTTGAGTCGGCTATTTAATTTTCATGTGCTAATGGTTTCTTGGATTCTATAAACATCCAGATATTCATGTCCTGTCTGCTCAAAATCCATTTGTGACATGTCCAACATATGGAGAAAGATCGACGAAGAGGTACCCCACTCAAATTCATCCATTTTTTCGTTTCCATGATTTATGCACAACCTATCGCCCTCATTTGTTTTCTTATGCAAATCTGATTGACAGGTTGCTTCAACTCCTATGCCAGAAATGTACAAGAACAAAATGGTAATCATTTTATTTGGTAGAAATATTCGAGGCacaaaaaatattacatatacgAAATCTCTTGTTCTTATTGAATGTTTCtttttaaatacataaataGGTGTGGATACTGTGCAATGACTGTGAGTCGACTTGCGAGGTGCAGTACCACATTGTGGCATACAAATGCTTGCGATGCAGCTCTTACAATACTCGACAAATTCAATGAGTCACGACGCCCTTTGGTTGTTTAACAATGGCATTCAGAGACCATGGTGTGCACAGAGTGAGGATGGTGAATAATGCAGATTAGGGAAGAACATGAAGGAAGATGGattcatttaattaatttacattATTTACCAAATTCTATTGTTAGTCTAAGAGCATATTGATGTTGTTCTATCTGTATCTGCACTATCAGTTTGATTTAATGAATATAATTTCATGTCATTCTCGTGATgcctttattattatttttttatttttttttagtaattattCAAAGTGGACTGAGTCTAAACAGGGAAAGCTGTATAGGAGCTCAagagataaaataaataagtataTCAAAGATCTCTCTTGTAAAATTAATTTCATATAATGACGATGATCTCTCTCACAATCCAAAATTTCCTTTCAtgtaaaaaaattaactaatattTCTATAAAATAgctattatatttttaaagctGAAATTAATTGATCCGGATGAGGCtagattgtgcatcgattaaTGATATCATTTGACTTTGAAGTTTGTGTTGGGTCAACCGTGAATGCATTGCATTGAAAGTCAGAGAATCCAAAAACGTTTCTTTTTTGACTGTCGAGAATCTCTGAAGACGAAAGTCATTAGTTCCCAGAAAGCAATTAATACACGCACAAACAAACACGAACTCACTCCCAATGCTTTCACGTGCTTACACATACATTGTTGCGGTTAGGTTCATGTGAAATAAGATTTTAACTGCAAATAATTCAAGCTTTATACCAAGTAGTGATCAAGATTTATCGAGACTGGGCATACCATGCACGAAATATACACAAGGTATAGTTCTCTCGTCTTTGGTCGAAAACGTGCTAACCTGCTTTGAACAGAGCTTCTATTATATATGAACTAGACGGGTTAACCTGGACGCATACGACAACACATCAGTTTTGGAATACCAAGAGTAAAATCAATTTGTTACGGTGTAGCTTGATGTAATCTAATACGTTAGATAATTCACAAAATCCAAATGCAACAAGAGACGAAGCATTTGTTACAATATAGCTTGATGTCATCTCTATGGATTCTGCACAAATTGCCTCTCGAATCTTTAAAAATGTTGCATGCTTTGGATTGTGTTATAACCCGAGCTCCTCAAGCAAGCATGATAGGAGGAAAGAAAAACAGAAATCTCAACCTACAAGAATTCGGCACATGGCTAAGTTGCACGGTAACAATCAAGAGGAATCAGAACTCAACTTTCTTAGCACTTTCCTTTTCATTTCTGCAAGAATCCAGGTTTATTGGTTGTGTTTTCCCCGATGATGGCTCAGTAATTCTCTTGCTTCCACCATTGGGTGTGCCTGGTGTAAGGGTTCTTGAACTTTCCACTCTCTCAGATGAGATTCTTGGTCCATTGGAAAGAGGAGATCTCATTGATTCGCATCTTGGATGCTTAGTTATAGAAGCCTTCAGTGCTCTTGGAATGCACTTCACATGTGTGGAACTTTCCGCTTCATTGTTCTCAACAGAACCAAGTTCCTGAGTACTTCTGCATGAAATAATTCACTACATGTCTCAACATGAAGAGGGCAAGAAAATATCCACAAGTTTTCAAGTTCAATCTAACCCTTGAAAGCTAACTACCGTACCCAGACTACAATTAATGAAGGCTAAAACTTGCTGTAAGGTTTGTTGAAAGTGGCGTGATTAACACTAAGCATGATCTTGACTTAACATAAGAGCAACCAggaaaagaaaaattttcatgtcaCAGAATCAGAGTTTCTCAAGTAATTGATGAAAATATCAACTGATGGGAAGATATCGTAATGACCTGTCAGCGTTGTATGAAGATGATCGTTTCAAAGTTGGTATCCCTTCCTTGAACATATTTGTTTCAACAAAGCTCCCACTGAAGTATTCTTTATCTTCCGCTCTCACTCCCGTTAGGCGAGGATTCTCCGAACGGCAATCAAACTCTCCAAACATCAAAGATGTCGAGAACAACGGGGAGGAAACTTTGGAGTGAGAAAACCTTGGCTTGTAGGTTGGGATCAAGCCAAAGCCGGGATCTTTCACCGAAACCGAGCCACAGGAGATCAGTTGCATTATGAGATTTGAAGCCTTGAGTTTTGTACCAGATGGCATTCTTAATTCCTCCTCTTCAAGAATCCTAAAGCTCTTGAGCTTTCCAGCATCAGCTTTAATGAGAGCTTCCAAGGTATCTGTCCTACCACTCGATGATGTACTGGATGTGGATGGAGGCGGTGATGTTAAATCTCTGCAAATTTCTGAAGTCTCTTTTATTTTGAGACCCTCGTTTAGATGTGTACTGCTGCATTTAGGATCCGATAACCCGTCATCAGTTGATACGCCTTTTGCACAAATTCTTCGAGTTTTGCCTTTATCCTCGGTTTGGGTGGAAGCATCAGCAACGCCATCCTTCTTGTTAACCTTGTATTCTATTAGGCTCAAAGAACCATTCCAAGGGGAATTTTTCCCAGTGTTAGAGTCTGGAGACACAGCAGAAGTGCAAAGACGCTGAGCAGGCGGTGATAGTTCGTCATCCTGAGAACTTTTTATAGTTCTCCCATTCAGGctagatgaagaagaagattcTTCTTGGCTTCTGGAAGATGGTGGTTCTGGTAATACACTCTGATTCTGTGACATGAGATTTCCAGCGGGACTAAAGCGACCTAGAAAACATGGAAGTCTATCATCAGAAAACTCATATTTTGATGTGTACTTACATGCCAACACAAGTCCATCTTAGGATCACAGAAAAATAAAGGAAATAAACATGGCATTACATCGCCTAATTTTACTCCTATCTTCGCACAAATGACTTCCGAAATGGAAGTCCAGAGACAGATTCTACAATTACCTTAAACTTTCAGTAAAAATTAGTTCTACACATTTCCGCCACAACACCAAAGAGTTTCTCTCCAGTTTCTAAATCCCGGTGCTCAAGTTACTCGCAAAGAAACTTTTCATTTGGTTGATAATTGCAGAAGGAAGGTTTGTGTCACTTTACCAGAATTGGATTCTTCAAAGAGCTCTGAGCCCTTGAGCACATATTCGTTCCCGTGAGCCGGGAGGATTAAATCATCTTCACAAAGATCGTGCCATACGAATCCATGCTTATAAGTCCTGCATAAAAAAATTACACTAAAACTTTTACATACATTTCATAAAGTCGAAAACTTGAATTCATTTACAAAGAATCGAACACAAAGTCATGGGACCATATACACCTCTTGCAAGACCAAGCATACATTGAAGCCATGCCTCTGCCTCTCAAACCATTCAGCCTTTCCACCACATCTTCATAACATAAACAAAATTCCAATATCAAGAAAATCACGATGCTGAATAATGGAAATATTCATGAGCAAACTCGCGTTGTGGTACCTCTCAGGTAAAGTCCATCAGGGGAGGAGAGGGGGACTTCCATAAAATGTGGATGCTCTAGTTGTCTATTCCTGCATAGATAGTAAACTACAGGCACTTTGTGCTTGTGGTCTTGCTGCTGCAGATTATGTTGATTATTGTAGTGATATTTGGGTGATTTTTCAGTCCATACTTTGGCTCTTTCTGGGCTCAGTTGCTGATATTTCTTCATTCTCTCTTTATTTCACACCTCAAATGAGTCAAACCTGAATTTTCTCAACAATCATAAACTTCTAACCAAAAacccatatatttttttctACCTGACTTAAGTAGTCCAGAGTGAAAAGTCTCCTACACCTACAAAAATCTCAGATACAAGAAAAAAACCAGTTTTTTTGCGCAAACAAAAGATGAAGAGAAAGAAGACCCACTTTAGACTGTCTGCTCATAACACGTACCCGTACACAAATGCTTAAATGCAAGCAAACCCAGTCGAAGAAAGATGAAATGGAccaaaaaaatctgaaaaaagAAAAACCCCTCACACGGGTGTCTAAAAAAAATGGACCTAGAAATTTAAGATAAAAAGAAAAGGCCAACCTGGGGAAGAGGGCGAGCCAAGGCAGCAAAATGTCGAGgctaaaaaattcaaaagatacATTAAATTAAAGGCATCCAGCTACGAGTGATCCCCAGACCCAAAACCAAGAGCTCCGGCTCCGCATTGAAGGGAGTGAGGTGACTTATCATGGAATAGACAGAGAATAGGAGTGAAGATGGATGGAGGGGAGAAAGGGACAAGTGAAAGGAGGAGTTAATATGTAGTACACAATGGCTTTTTGCCTGATATCGAGACTGTGCATCTTTTGGCTGATTCATCGGACTTCTACTGCATTGTTTCGTTTCATTGTTAGGCGGGGGCGAGGCGACCCCCTTCCCTTTGTCAGCTTCCGCCCCAAACCCTTTTTCATCCCCCCCAAACAACAAATTATACGTCACAAAATTCTCATGAAACCATCCCCGCTCATAAGTTAATTTTGTTAGACGATTTTTTTATTCAACTCGATTtatgaaagaaatatttttttttttgtaattataGGTTAAGTGGACAAGTTTTTATTGTAATTTTGTAAATATTAGTTCCAATGATTAAAGAGTGGAGGGTGATAAatctaggggtgcaaacgaatcaAACAtattcgtgagctttacgagttCGCTCGattaatatttgattcgtattcgagcttatcgaactcgagccgaattcgaacatgttcgaactttttttcgagccaaGCTCGAGCCGTAATTAccctgttcgatagttcgcgaatagttcgcaaaccttaatatttaattaatataatataattatataataaatatatatacatttcgaacatttcgagcttttcgaaccataatatccgaatagttcacgaatagattcgaatatttcgaaccgaactcgaactttatttcgagccgagctcgagccaaaatatttgaaattatcgaacttcgaatcgagctcgaacttgaatatactcttatcgagccgaatttcaagccttaaaattttatcattattcggctcgattcggttcgtttgcacccctagatAGATCCATTAGATTGACGAAAGGAGGAGATCCCAAAATCTCATATTTAGAAGAGAATTTGGGTTCGAATGACTCGTATATGAGTTTATGACTATTATATTAGTAGTTGATTGATTGTTTGATGatattaatgaagtttttgtgaTTGATTATAGTTGTAATATAATGAAGGATGATAAATACAGTGGCTAAACGAAATGAATGAAGTCATAAAACTATTATAATTGAGGTGCTGGCCGGTGGataattaaatcaaaattaaataattgagcTCGACTATGTTCCAACGCAATTCGACTCTTTGTGGATATAATCAAGTTGTCcaaaaacatatttcaaaataatCACAAATTCGTAAGCAACTAGTTAGCATATATTACTTTTTAAAATTCTACGTTgacttttgttttgtttgatgGTTCGATAATTTTGTTCAATATCTTTGGTTCGGTAACTGAATTAGGTTGGGTTTACTAAATCGGTCATATAAAAGGAAACAATTTGTAACAATCCTTGCATTAAAATTGATTTGAATAAGCAATATCTTTGATTTAGTTTCATGTAATATTTTGCTATATTGCACTAGGTAGTCCACACTAGATACGATTCTGGCATAGTTAACAACTTCTTAACATGATCTTTGTCAGAAAAAaggtaataattattttttaaaaaaactttattCAAATGAAATACTTTTAGCGTTAGACTTATTATTCTTAAACATTATCTGCCCGGAATGTGAACTTAAcgatgtttggattttttaatttcaaGCTGCTGTCAACTCTTAGCGAAACACTTAAATCTTTAAAATTTAACATACTAAAAAACAAGCTAATATTTTTGTTTCGTATCATATCTCATGTAGTATTTGTAATTTCATTTCTCAGGACCGAAGACTCTatgtatgatgtttgattaACGAAAAGCATTATACACATacataaatacatatatatacatatatatatatatatatatatatatatatatatatatagttttgatcatATGATCAACCACCATGGGCAACTATATGAGCAACAACAGACGTATTGTCAGTCACTTATTGGATGTACAAGATGTCACGTCGTTATTGCTTACGTAGAACTGTTCATGATAGTTGCTCATGTgatcaaaactcatatatatatatatatatatatacatacacacatatatataatgtatgTATACACACACAAAGATTGATGAGTATAGATTAACATATCGCTCATATATTAATCaagggaaaattgcaaaatttgtcatgtatatatgttttttttgttgATTTTGATCCTCTATATCATCAAATTTCAGTCATAATTTCGtattttccaatttttttattgttattttttgtgattttagttttttttatcgaAGATCGACGTCGATGTGATACTACATGTTAGAGTTAATTACATTTGTGTGACgtaaaaaaaattactaaaattgTAAAAAACAACAAAGATAATGAATTAAAACCTAAATTTGATATCATAAAAGACAAACTTACGTGacaaaaaaaaatgcatttCCCACCAGGGGGCCAATCttatgatgatatattgttgtAGTCATTATAGCTATCTAAGCACATGTAATCTAAAATGGTCTAAACGTTCATCATAAATAGTTTTGTTATCAATGTTAATTTGTAATGATATAATGAGCCATAATGTGCGACTTTACTACTTTTAAGATACTTATTATTAAGGTTACCCGATGTAATTAAGCCATGTAGTGGAAGAATATTAGTACACAGTAAGTTCTTATCTTATATGATAATCTCACTTCCATTGTGGCTCGACATTTTTCCGTGTGAGTGTTAGTCTATGGTCCATTTGGATTAGCCTTTTTATATTTTAACATCATTATATcatgtaaacaatgttttcacGATCGGATCGATCAAACTGACTTGAAATGCCtcaccttttttaaaaaatttctactttttttaaaatttgattattttttatatcccctttgaaaaaattatttcttatatttaaaattttgtttttggttaaatatatatttgtatgtGTGATTATTTGGATTTTGAactttgttaaaaatattattttagtattgttaatttgagttttttttttaaatataagtaTATTTTATAGGTAGAAATTCTCATTTGTTAGTTAAACGTCAAACAGATAAAATAATGACGATGATTATAATTATTGTTGCTATTATTACTATTATAGTAATTATCATTATTCAATATCACTATTATTTATGGGGTGTTAAGGAAGTTAGTAGAGTTTGGCATCACAATAAATGCAACGATGATGGATTCATAATTCATGCAGTTGGATCACATCTGGTTCCTTGATTTGAAATCAGCTGTCTACTAAAGAAAGGTCAACGTTGCCGTTTTAAACTATTGCTATTTACTTGaagattttataaataataataaaaaaaaacaaggttgagttttgaattgtggatttgatgcatttttttttataaaaaatgtagTTTGGTGCATTTGAACTCACACTcacactcatatatatatatatatatgtatatgtatatgtccAATATCTATAATTACTATTAAAATATTCATCCAATTAAGTAAGTTGAAAATGTTAAAATTATTTGGTTTGAAATCCACTTATCCAAATACAATATAAGAGTGTCACCTATAAAGCGATCAATATGTGTTACTTTAATTAATACTACTGTATTGGTGCACGCGTTGCGTActtttatttttgtaattaatttgatttatattcaaatatgataaatatattgtaaaaaatatttaggGATTAATATGTAATTTGAAATatcgaaattaaaaaaaaaaaaagaaaacaaaaatagaATATCTATATCACATAAAGACAATTTTGGCAAAACAAAATATGGTGTCTAAGGgagatattttttatatataggaaaaaatatatcatatatagtCATGGGCCCATGGTTCATTCGCTAGTTTTGATTTGATAAAACACAAAAACTCTTATGAGACAGTCTCACAGACCATTTTTATGAGACATAT
Proteins encoded:
- the LOC140880289 gene encoding E3 ubiquitin-protein ligase RZFP34-like, with translation MEAVSGNHGCKHYRRRCKIRAPCCDEIFDCRHCHNEAKNALEIDPMHRHDIPRHQVKRVICSVCNTEQDVQQNCRSCGVCMGNYFCQICKFFDDDVSKEQFHCDECGICRTGGKENFFHCHKCGCCYSNLIKGAHHCVERAMHHNCPVCFEFLFDSMKNITVLLCGHTIHLECVKEMELHHRYSCPVCSKSICDMSNIWRKIDEEVASTPMPEMYKNKMVWILCNDCESTCEVQYHIVAYKCLRCSSYNTRQIQ
- the LOC140881528 gene encoding protein SOSEKI 3-like translates to MKKYQQLSPERAKVWTEKSPKYHYNNQHNLQQQDHKHKVPVVYYLCRNRQLEHPHFMEVPLSSPDGLYLRDVVERLNGLRGRGMASMYAWSCKRTYKHGFVWHDLCEDDLILPAHGNEYVLKGSELFEESNSGRFSPAGNLMSQNQSVLPEPPSSRSQEESSSSSSLNGRTIKSSQDDELSPPAQRLCTSAVSPDSNTGKNSPWNGSLSLIEYKVNKKDGVADASTQTEDKGKTRRICAKGVSTDDGLSDPKCSSTHLNEGLKIKETSEICRDLTSPPPSTSSTSSSGRTDTLEALIKADAGKLKSFRILEEEELRMPSGTKLKASNLIMQLISCGSVSVKDPGFGLIPTYKPRFSHSKVSSPLFSTSLMFGEFDCRSENPRLTGVRAEDKEYFSGSFVETNMFKEGIPTLKRSSSYNADRSTQELGSVENNEAESSTHVKCIPRALKASITKHPRCESMRSPLSNGPRISSERVESSRTLTPGTPNGGSKRITEPSSGKTQPINLDSCRNEKESAKKVEF